The following coding sequences lie in one Methanobrevibacter sp. genomic window:
- the eif1A gene encoding translation initiation factor eIF-1A: MSRPNNNNQQEYRRVRTPKKGEIPGVVEQIMGHGKLKVRCADGNIRMTRIPGKMKKRIWIREGDVILVKPWDFQADEKADVIWRYTKTESNWLERKGYLKM; encoded by the coding sequence TTGTCAAGACCTAATAACAATAATCAACAAGAGTACAGAAGAGTAAGAACTCCTAAAAAAGGAGAAATACCTGGAGTAGTTGAACAAATCATGGGACACGGAAAACTAAAAGTCCGCTGTGCTGACGGAAATATAAGAATGACCAGAATCCCTGGTAAAATGAAAAAACGTATTTGGATTCGTGAAGGAGATGTAATCCTTGTAAAACCATGGGACTTCCAGGCTGATGAAAAAGCAGACGTAATCTGGAGATACACCAAAACCGAATCCAACTGGCTTGAAAGAAAAGGCTACTTAAAAATGTAG
- the glp gene encoding gephyrin-like molybdotransferase Glp yields the protein MGTEFLKIKECDEAIDIIQNLFNENLKPQSEEIDVSEAYGRILFEDVYSRMDFPPFNKALKDGFAIMASDSFGASEESPNTLEVIDFLEAGATTDKKVEKGKCIEISTGAAMPEGSDAVLMVEYAEKMDGEVNLLTTVTPFQDVAKKGSDIEEGKLILKKGDFLNPGKIGVLLSQGFETIEVYKKPTVGIVSSGNEITLQGEELEYGKIYDVNGGMIKNDAISCGADAKFLGVMRDDYDEVKEKIVTSLEEVDILFCSGGTSAGLGDVLKHVLDELGEVRIHGISVQPGKPTIVGVIDGKLVIGLPGNPVSALMIFNAFVAEPLTRLAGIDKDFELATVKGKITKRIHSQVGRMQYQLVKVDGENIQPIFKDSGAIFSLSTADGYVKIPKLVELVDEGEEVEVYLFN from the coding sequence ATGGGAACCGAATTTTTAAAAATTAAAGAATGTGATGAAGCTATTGATATTATTCAAAATTTATTTAATGAAAACTTAAAGCCACAAAGTGAAGAGATTGATGTAAGTGAAGCTTATGGCAGAATACTGTTTGAAGATGTTTACTCAAGAATGGACTTTCCTCCATTCAACAAAGCCTTGAAGGACGGATTTGCCATAATGGCCAGTGACAGTTTCGGCGCATCCGAAGAATCTCCAAACACTTTGGAAGTCATTGATTTTCTTGAAGCCGGTGCAACAACCGATAAAAAGGTAGAGAAAGGAAAATGTATTGAAATCAGTACCGGCGCAGCAATGCCTGAAGGATCTGATGCTGTTTTGATGGTTGAATATGCTGAAAAGATGGACGGCGAAGTAAATCTTTTAACTACAGTAACACCATTTCAGGATGTTGCCAAAAAAGGTTCTGACATTGAAGAAGGTAAACTGATTCTTAAAAAAGGTGATTTCCTCAACCCTGGTAAAATCGGTGTTTTGCTTTCCCAGGGATTTGAAACTATTGAAGTTTATAAAAAACCGACTGTTGGTATAGTGTCATCAGGTAATGAAATTACACTTCAGGGTGAAGAGCTGGAATATGGAAAAATCTATGATGTAAATGGTGGAATGATTAAAAACGATGCCATTTCCTGTGGTGCAGATGCAAAATTCTTGGGGGTTATGAGAGATGACTATGATGAGGTAAAAGAGAAGATAGTTACATCCCTTGAAGAAGTTGACATACTGTTCTGTTCAGGCGGAACATCAGCAGGTTTGGGAGATGTATTAAAACATGTTCTTGATGAGCTTGGAGAAGTTCGTATCCATGGAATTTCAGTCCAGCCTGGAAAACCGACAATTGTAGGCGTCATTGACGGCAAACTTGTCATCGGCCTTCCTGGAAATCCTGTTTCTGCATTAATGATATTCAATGCATTTGTAGCTGAACCTTTAACAAGACTTGCAGGAATAGACAAGGACTTTGAATTGGCTACTGTTAAAGGCAAAATCACAAAAAGAATTCACTCTCAGGTTGGAAGAATGCAGTATCAGCTTGTTAAAGTAGATGGTGAAAATATTCAGCCAATATTCAAGGATTCAGGAGCTATATTTTCACTTTCCACTGCCGACGGTTATGTGAAAATTCCAAAATTGGTTGAACTGGTTGACGAGGGTGAAGAAGTAGAAGTTTATTTATTCAATTAA
- a CDS encoding GyrI-like domain-containing protein has translation MDYEVKMIPEQKLGVINCKTPIEDLGIFLSILMGWVDAENIETEGEPFIVYFSPRHEVNQGDVVYDVSIAIKEDADETDRIRVVDMIENKVLAGKHYGSTDNIMDTYAELVEIAQANHYDIIGSPKEVLIKNFYNCDDEDEFVTEIQLPIIEM, from the coding sequence ATGGATTATGAAGTAAAAATGATTCCGGAACAAAAATTAGGAGTAATAAACTGCAAAACTCCAATTGAAGATTTAGGAATATTCCTTTCAATACTAATGGGTTGGGTAGATGCTGAAAATATTGAAACTGAAGGCGAACCGTTCATTGTTTATTTCTCACCAAGACATGAAGTAAATCAGGGTGATGTAGTTTATGATGTCAGCATTGCAATAAAAGAAGATGCAGATGAAACTGACAGAATTCGTGTCGTGGACATGATTGAAAACAAGGTTCTGGCCGGAAAGCATTACGGTTCCACAGATAATATCATGGATACCTATGCCGAACTTGTTGAAATCGCACAAGCAAATCATTATGATATCATCGGATCTCCTAAAGAAGTTCTAATTAAAAACTTCTACAACTGTGATGACGAAGATGAATTCGTAACTGAAATTCAATTGCCTATAATTGAGATGTAG
- a CDS encoding TldD/PmbA family protein has translation MIYEIAEKAKNAVKNNCDAYEIYVDESNVIELDSKQDELNFAKEEIEQGVGIRIIKDNRIGFAFTSNLDKISQTANQAIENAKLTKQDENYAFAEEEKVVDVKKVYDNKFNDLDLDEGVELLKNVISTATDSGCEVTGSGFSASEGRSLILNSNGVSIEDEGTGFGIALSVTLQKDGEIATAYNSQSSRFFDLDGEKLANEVCDLAKRSLNTKPVKTNDYDVVLDYYAAIGLLQTFMGAFNGENVRRGRSILKDKMGSEITNPTLTITDNPLLEKGMNTGKCDGEGTPSQKTDLIKDGVLNSFIYDIYTANTVDTKTTSNGYRGSYLTTPMIAPSNLEFKFSEMKDLSEIDKGVLTTSVLGAHTANPISGDFSVEASNAFKIENGELADPINKAMISGNIFEIMKKVEGLNSEIKQYGSFVMPKLLAHDLRVVGQN, from the coding sequence ATGATATATGAAATAGCTGAAAAAGCAAAAAATGCTGTAAAAAATAACTGTGATGCCTACGAGATTTATGTAGATGAATCAAACGTTATTGAACTTGACTCCAAACAGGACGAGCTGAACTTTGCAAAAGAAGAAATCGAGCAAGGGGTCGGAATAAGAATCATCAAAGACAATAGAATAGGTTTTGCATTTACATCAAACTTGGATAAAATTTCCCAAACAGCAAATCAAGCTATTGAAAATGCAAAATTAACAAAGCAAGATGAAAATTATGCCTTTGCCGAAGAAGAAAAAGTGGTTGATGTAAAAAAAGTTTATGATAATAAATTCAATGATTTAGACCTTGATGAAGGTGTTGAACTTTTAAAGAATGTTATCTCAACAGCCACCGACAGCGGATGCGAAGTAACCGGTTCAGGTTTTTCAGCAAGTGAAGGACGTTCATTAATTCTCAATTCCAACGGAGTTTCAATAGAAGATGAAGGAACAGGCTTTGGAATAGCATTGTCCGTGACACTTCAAAAAGACGGAGAAATTGCAACTGCATACAATTCCCAGTCCTCAAGATTCTTCGATCTTGATGGTGAAAAATTAGCAAATGAAGTATGTGATTTAGCAAAAAGATCACTAAACACTAAACCGGTAAAAACCAATGATTATGATGTAGTGCTTGACTACTATGCTGCAATTGGTCTTTTGCAGACATTTATGGGAGCATTCAATGGTGAAAATGTAAGAAGAGGAAGGTCGATTCTGAAAGATAAAATGGGCAGTGAAATAACAAACCCTACCCTTACAATTACAGACAATCCGCTTTTAGAAAAAGGAATGAACACCGGAAAATGTGACGGGGAAGGAACTCCATCTCAAAAAACTGACCTGATAAAAGATGGTGTTTTGAACTCATTTATTTATGATATCTACACTGCCAATACCGTAGATACCAAAACAACATCAAACGGATATAGAGGTTCATATTTAACAACCCCAATGATTGCACCAAGCAATCTGGAGTTTAAATTCAGTGAAATGAAGGATTTATCTGAAATTGACAAGGGAGTTCTGACAACTAGCGTACTGGGTGCACATACTGCAAATCCAATTTCCGGAGACTTCTCAGTTGAAGCAAGCAATGCATTCAAAATAGAAAACGGAGAATTGGCAGATCCTATTAATAAGGCCATGATTTCCGGAAACATATTTGAAATCATGAAAAAAGTAGAAGGTCTGAACTCCGAAATAAAGCAATACGGATCATTTGTCATGCCTAAACTATTGGCGCATGACTTGCGTGTTGTTGGTCAAAATTAA
- a CDS encoding phosphoglycolate phosphatase — MRIEAIAVDIDGTITDDTRKICISAIEALRKAEDAGIPTIIVTGNVVNYAYAAEVLIGCSGGLVAENGGVVFKEGENNNAVETMVERDFVTSAENHLKEKLGEKFNKHASHDNMYRLTETVFYKTIDREELEESLKDFKYLDNLEIYDSGFALHITDKRVNKGSSLKYLCERNGINMENVMAIGDSENDEDFLKEVGYKIAVGNAEDKLKQISTYTCEKLFGDGVAEAIEKFAL, encoded by the coding sequence ATGAGAATAGAAGCAATTGCAGTAGATATTGATGGAACAATAACTGACGATACAAGAAAAATATGCATTTCCGCAATTGAAGCCTTAAGAAAGGCGGAAGATGCAGGAATTCCTACAATAATCGTTACCGGAAATGTTGTAAATTATGCCTATGCTGCAGAAGTACTTATAGGCTGCAGCGGAGGACTTGTAGCAGAAAACGGAGGAGTTGTGTTTAAGGAAGGTGAAAACAACAATGCCGTTGAAACAATGGTTGAAAGAGACTTTGTCACTTCAGCCGAAAATCACTTGAAAGAAAAGTTAGGTGAAAAATTCAACAAACATGCCTCCCACGACAACATGTACAGACTAACAGAAACCGTCTTTTACAAAACCATTGACAGAGAAGAATTGGAAGAATCTTTAAAAGATTTCAAATATTTGGATAATCTTGAAATTTATGACAGCGGCTTTGCACTTCACATTACCGATAAAAGAGTGAATAAAGGAAGTTCACTCAAATATTTATGCGAAAGAAATGGAATAAATATGGAAAATGTAATGGCTATTGGAGACAGCGAAAATGATGAAGATTTCTTAAAAGAAGTGGGATATAAGATTGCTGTCGGAAATGCTGAAGACAAACTCAAACAGATCAGCACATACACCTGCGAAAAATTATTCGGAGACGGTGTAGCTGAAGCCATCGAAAAATTTGCACTATAG
- the hypD gene encoding hydrogenase formation protein HypD, with product MKNMSEKLLSKINELATPVKIMHVCGSHEHTIMENGIRSLLPDEVEIIAGPGCPVCVVPSREIDEALELIDKGVTITTFGDMLRVPGSERSLADAKAEGGDVRVVYGINRAIEIAEKEDNDVAFISAGFETTAPTTAAELLSTPPENFSVLSCHRLIPPAIDFLINSGETSLNALIQPGHVCTIIGTKPFEYFSTDFGIPQAVAGFNPLDILMSVYMILRQIHNDTPKIENEYKRAVREEGNVIAQDMIDQVFDVTSREWRGFPKIPNSILEIKDEFSEFNAREKYDIEVKDVNEAPAGCICGPILRGLARPEDCKLFRKACNPLHPIGACMVSKEGTCNIAHRYSRG from the coding sequence ATGAAAAATATGTCTGAAAAGTTATTAAGTAAAATTAACGAACTAGCCACACCCGTTAAAATAATGCACGTGTGTGGTTCCCATGAACATACTATAATGGAAAATGGAATAAGAAGTCTTCTTCCTGACGAAGTGGAAATCATTGCAGGTCCAGGATGTCCTGTCTGTGTAGTGCCTTCACGTGAAATTGATGAGGCACTGGAACTCATAGACAAGGGAGTGACAATTACCACATTCGGAGACATGCTGAGAGTTCCTGGTTCTGAAAGGTCACTTGCAGATGCAAAAGCGGAAGGTGGAGATGTAAGAGTAGTGTATGGAATTAACAGAGCTATTGAAATAGCTGAAAAAGAAGATAATGATGTTGCTTTTATATCCGCAGGATTTGAAACCACAGCACCTACAACAGCTGCAGAACTGTTATCCACACCACCGGAAAACTTTTCAGTATTATCCTGTCACAGACTAATTCCACCGGCAATTGACTTTTTAATCAATTCCGGAGAAACCAGTTTGAACGCATTGATTCAGCCTGGACATGTCTGTACAATAATCGGAACAAAACCTTTTGAATATTTCTCAACCGACTTCGGAATACCACAGGCAGTAGCAGGATTTAATCCTCTGGACATACTGATGTCCGTTTACATGATTTTAAGACAAATACACAATGACACACCGAAAATTGAAAATGAATACAAAAGAGCTGTACGTGAAGAAGGAAACGTCATAGCTCAAGACATGATTGACCAGGTATTCGACGTCACATCAAGGGAATGGAGAGGATTTCCAAAAATTCCAAATTCAATCCTTGAAATTAAAGACGAATTCAGCGAGTTCAATGCACGTGAAAAATACGACATTGAAGTTAAAGATGTTAATGAAGCACCTGCAGGCTGCATATGCGGACCTATCTTAAGAGGCCTTGCAAGACCTGAAGACTGCAAACTATTCAGAAAAGCATGCAATCCGCTACACCCAATCGGAGCATGTATGGTAAGTAAGGAAGGAACATGCAACATCGCACACAGATATTCAAGAGGATAA
- a CDS encoding UDP-2,4-diacetamido-2,4,6-trideoxy-beta-L-altropyranose hydrolase, with translation MFNNNMILVVIPARGGSKGIPRKNLRLLNNKPLISYSIEIAKASQYVDDVVVTTDDSQIALIAEKFGASVIRRSEELSTDEVPLDPVIHDAMIQKEKLAFDEYDIVITLQPTSPLIKPESLDKVIEKFEDFSIDSVISVVDDRNLSWGYDENNQRYFPNYIERCDKQDLPISLKETGAILATRRSFVHENSRLGTNIGIVEVSREESVNIEEYEDWWLAENYLKKKRIAIVVNANDEIGTSHMDRCITIASKLVFHEVLFLIDEHYQLGIDMINKFNYSFKTYDDFDDLFKILKEYNPHIVLNDILNTSGEYVSSLKTDGYFVVNFEDVGLGSGIADVVFDDLYEHDLSEENAFTSYKYFILNDEFFYQPSKIITNDVNRILIKFGNTDADDLTEKVIDAILATNYDGRIDVIVGLGYARLEEIISKYESNPLIQIYRNVANVSEFIFKADIVFTSADKSVYEICSLGVPAIVLCQNERELSHSFINPDHGFINLGLGRDVGRQEIIDCFANLVNNYDLRLELNERMLNLDLRYGFENMLSVVEEEYRKFVFNQK, from the coding sequence ATGTTTAATAATAATATGATATTAGTGGTTATACCTGCAAGGGGAGGTTCAAAAGGCATTCCTCGCAAGAATTTGAGGTTACTTAACAATAAACCGTTAATCTCTTATTCAATCGAGATAGCCAAGGCTTCCCAGTATGTTGATGATGTTGTTGTAACCACTGATGATTCTCAAATAGCATTGATAGCCGAAAAATTCGGAGCCAGTGTTATCAGGCGTTCCGAAGAACTTTCAACAGATGAAGTTCCTCTTGACCCGGTTATTCATGATGCAATGATTCAAAAGGAAAAATTGGCTTTTGATGAATACGATATTGTTATTACACTTCAGCCTACCTCACCATTAATTAAACCGGAGTCTTTGGATAAGGTTATCGAAAAATTTGAAGATTTCAGCATTGACAGTGTGATTTCAGTTGTTGACGATAGGAATTTAAGTTGGGGATATGATGAAAACAATCAGAGATATTTCCCAAATTACATTGAAAGGTGTGACAAGCAGGATTTACCGATATCATTAAAGGAAACCGGTGCAATCTTGGCCACTAGAAGATCATTTGTTCATGAAAATTCACGCTTGGGAACAAACATCGGCATTGTTGAAGTTTCCCGTGAAGAAAGTGTCAATATTGAGGAGTATGAGGACTGGTGGCTCGCTGAAAATTATCTCAAAAAGAAAAGGATAGCTATTGTTGTTAATGCAAATGATGAAATCGGAACCAGTCACATGGACCGCTGCATTACCATAGCCTCAAAGCTGGTATTTCATGAAGTTCTGTTTTTAATTGATGAGCACTATCAGTTAGGAATAGACATGATAAATAAATTCAATTATTCATTTAAAACCTATGATGATTTTGATGATTTATTTAAAATTTTAAAGGAATATAATCCTCACATTGTTCTCAACGATATTTTAAATACCTCTGGAGAATATGTTTCATCTTTAAAAACTGACGGATATTTTGTTGTAAACTTTGAGGATGTTGGTTTGGGAAGCGGCATTGCCGATGTGGTATTTGATGATTTATATGAACATGACTTATCCGAGGAAAATGCATTCACTAGCTATAAATACTTTATTTTAAACGATGAATTTTTCTATCAGCCTTCCAAAATCATTACTAATGATGTTAACAGGATACTGATTAAGTTTGGAAATACAGATGCTGATGATTTAACAGAAAAAGTCATTGATGCAATACTGGCCACAAATTATGACGGCAGAATTGATGTCATTGTTGGACTGGGTTACGCCCGTTTGGAAGAAATCATATCCAAGTATGAATCAAATCCGTTAATCCAAATCTATAGAAATGTTGCAAATGTCAGTGAATTCATATTCAAGGCAGATATTGTTTTCACATCTGCAGACAAATCAGTTTATGAAATCTGCTCATTGGGCGTTCCGGCAATCGTTTTATGTCAAAATGAAAGAGAGCTGTCACATTCATTCATTAATCCTGATCACGGATTTATCAATTTGGGGCTTGGCAGGGATGTCGGAAGACAGGAAATCATTGACTGTTTTGCTAACCTGGTAAATAATTATGATTTAAGATTGGAATTGAATGAACGGATGTTGAATTTGGATTTAAGGTACGGATTTGAAAATATGCTTTCCGTTGTGGAAGAAGAATATAGGAAATTCGTATTTAATCAAAAATGA
- a CDS encoding N-acetylneuraminate synthase family protein codes for MRVFTKKPFLIADISVAFYEFALKEGIADLEAAKFLINEAHECGVDAVMFQSFKAENIISRDVDALDSLDISKNSYFDSFKQFDKFGVGEFRQLADYCHSIGMVFLSSPLDFESADYLEDFLDIYKISSSDITNIPFIKHIACKNKPILLSTGAATLLEIKQAIRAIEEVSTVDVVIMHSVLSFPTRYEDANLLMIKDLVENFPEYEIGYSDHTQPDDEMAVLTTAYNYGADVLEKHFTFDKKYSGVDSCYAMDADDVIKFKRNVLFLSKINGRMNKQPLICESYARKEYRKSIVAKRDIKKGECISREDITFKRPGIGISPVDVDDVVGKTACTDISEDTLISFKMLK; via the coding sequence ATGAGAGTATTTACTAAAAAACCATTTTTAATAGCGGACATAAGTGTTGCATTTTATGAATTCGCTTTAAAGGAAGGAATTGCAGATTTGGAAGCTGCTAAATTTTTAATCAATGAAGCTCATGAATGCGGTGTCGATGCAGTAATGTTTCAATCATTCAAGGCTGAAAACATAATTTCAAGAGATGTCGATGCACTTGACAGTCTGGACATATCTAAAAATTCATATTTCGATTCTTTTAAACAATTTGATAAATTTGGAGTTGGTGAATTTAGGCAATTGGCCGATTACTGCCACAGCATAGGAATGGTATTTTTATCATCACCTCTTGATTTTGAATCTGCAGATTATCTGGAGGATTTTTTGGATATTTATAAAATTTCCTCTTCAGACATAACAAATATTCCCTTTATTAAACATATTGCATGTAAAAATAAACCGATTCTGCTTTCAACCGGTGCGGCTACTTTACTTGAGATTAAACAAGCAATCAGAGCTATTGAAGAAGTTTCTACAGTGGATGTAGTAATAATGCATTCTGTTCTGTCTTTTCCCACAAGATATGAGGATGCTAATTTATTGATGATTAAAGATTTGGTGGAGAATTTCCCTGAATATGAAATAGGCTATTCAGACCACACTCAACCTGATGATGAAATGGCCGTTTTAACAACTGCATATAATTACGGCGCTGATGTATTGGAAAAACATTTCACATTCGATAAAAAATATTCCGGTGTTGATTCATGTTATGCAATGGATGCAGATGACGTTATTAAATTTAAAAGAAATGTACTATTTTTATCAAAGATTAACGGACGCATGAATAAACAGCCGTTGATTTGCGAATCATATGCAAGAAAGGAATATCGTAAATCCATAGTCGCTAAAAGAGATATTAAAAAAGGAGAATGCATCTCAAGAGAAGACATTACATTCAAACGTCCGGGCATAGGCATTTCTCCTGTGGATGTTGATGATGTTGTCGGAAAAACAGCATGCACAGACATTTCTGAAGATACTTTAATTAGTTTTAAAATGTTAAAATAA
- a CDS encoding NERD domain-containing protein, which translates to MKVVCCKNCGAKYQLDDDDDISTFECSSCAGDLEYLEEYSDDENNSRSSFIDSFKYDNSQIVQCEDCGLKYKIKNSDSILDYECDSCGGSLRYLDEEMNKELDKYIEERRKEVKNIRQESQFQEKQPETEEEQTEDSPRSLKSITGRLENFFSEEHMLEIAKVEKKEEELKLEQEANSRTARTTIPQNVLSKFGKEFALPKTNDYNILKNFLKDEFFKGMKEYYPDNMNEKSSKRSMGSFIDRLKIPEPDENTGEISGSLFDPGKNDFDFSNLDTNTMILILGAVIFILSIIEILLFNSGIGIVALFIGVIILCYGIYKTRDVKETEIRTRIIREHLLTLPDDYYVFYNVKTPTSNASINHLVVGPTGIYALLSQKYNPKLRLESENENLNLIGSSELEEDKIEEFHDTGNVRRFRYTTKQAKFSQDNKIKQKALALGEDLINFLNDNNIKNCFVEPLVGFINNEVVVINLPLTDEDLFIEELLNQIQTSTIKLDSETIDKCAVLINNYSADCSSEII; encoded by the coding sequence ATGAAAGTTGTATGCTGTAAGAACTGTGGTGCAAAATACCAACTCGATGACGATGACGATATATCTACATTCGAGTGTTCTTCCTGTGCAGGCGACTTAGAATACTTGGAAGAGTATTCTGATGATGAAAATAACTCTCGTTCCTCATTTATTGATTCATTCAAGTATGACAATTCACAAATCGTTCAATGTGAAGACTGCGGATTGAAATATAAAATCAAAAACAGTGACAGCATACTTGATTATGAATGTGATAGCTGTGGAGGTTCTTTAAGATATTTAGACGAAGAAATGAATAAAGAATTGGATAAATATATTGAAGAAAGACGAAAAGAAGTTAAAAACATTAGACAAGAATCACAATTCCAAGAAAAACAGCCTGAAACCGAAGAAGAACAAACAGAGGATAGTCCACGCTCACTAAAATCAATTACTGGCAGATTAGAAAATTTCTTCTCAGAAGAACATATGCTAGAAATAGCTAAAGTTGAAAAGAAAGAAGAAGAGCTTAAACTTGAACAAGAAGCTAATTCTAGAACTGCAAGAACAACAATTCCTCAAAATGTGTTATCAAAATTTGGAAAAGAATTCGCACTTCCAAAAACCAACGACTACAATATTCTTAAAAACTTCCTTAAAGACGAATTCTTCAAAGGAATGAAAGAGTATTATCCTGATAACATGAACGAAAAATCTAGTAAAAGATCCATGGGAAGTTTCATTGACAGGCTGAAAATACCTGAACCTGATGAAAATACAGGCGAGATTTCCGGCTCACTTTTTGACCCTGGAAAAAATGACTTTGATTTTTCAAATCTAGATACAAATACCATGATTCTCATTCTTGGAGCAGTTATTTTTATTTTAAGTATTATTGAAATATTACTGTTCAACAGTGGTATTGGAATCGTTGCTTTATTTATTGGCGTAATTATCTTATGTTATGGAATTTATAAAACTAGAGATGTTAAAGAAACTGAAATTAGAACAAGAATCATCAGAGAACATTTATTAACCTTACCAGATGATTACTACGTGTTCTACAATGTTAAAACTCCAACATCCAACGCTAGCATAAACCATTTAGTTGTAGGTCCAACTGGAATATACGCTTTATTATCCCAAAAATACAATCCAAAACTCAGATTGGAATCTGAAAATGAAAACTTGAATTTGATTGGATCTAGTGAACTAGAGGAAGATAAAATTGAAGAATTCCACGACACTGGAAATGTGAGAAGATTTAGATATACCACAAAACAGGCTAAATTCTCACAAGACAATAAAATCAAACAAAAAGCATTGGCTTTAGGTGAAGATTTAATTAACTTCCTTAATGACAACAACATTAAAAATTGCTTTGTCGAACCTTTAGTAGGTTTCATTAACAATGAAGTTGTTGTGATAAATTTACCTTTAACAGATGAAGATTTATTTATCGAAGAATTATTAAATCAAATTCAAACCAGTACAATTAAATTAGACTCTGAAACAATCGATAAATGTGCTGTTTTAATCAACAACTACTCTGCAGATTGTTCTTCAGAAATAATTTAA